DNA from bacterium:
TTTCAACTTCTCGCTCTCCTTATATTTGGTAAATGGTAACTGGTGAATGGTAATTAAATACCGTTCGGCTGAACTCACGACGAAGATATTTAACCAATTACCAATTATATTTGGTAAATGGTAACTGGTGAATGGTAATTATACTTTAGAGAGGTATATTTTGTGATTTCCTGTTACTATCAACTCAGGTTATCGGTTATCAGGTTATCGGTAAAGAGCAAGCAGTAGCCTGCTATCTCAAATTACCGATTACTGATTACTTTAAATAATCACAATTATACCCCACTGGAGTATAGTTACCACTTACCAGTTGAAGCCCTCTTTATTTATGCCACATTTGGCTCCGCATTGCGAACAAATATTGGTTGAGTAGATTTAATTGTCTGTTGTCTTAAAACAGGTGAAGTATCATTTAATATCGTTACATCTACGGATTTTTCAAGGATATTCGCCAGGTCAACCATCAATTTAAATCGCAAGAGACTCTTTTTAAAATTGCTCAAACCATCTTGCAAGACCACACCTAAACCAATCTGCCCATTTATTGGTTGGTCTTTAGGGTTAAATAAATAAGTAAATAATATATATTTCTGATTAAGTAAATAGTCATATAATTCCTTACCCATAATAGGCTCCTTTTGTTTGGTAAATGGTAACTGGTGAATGGTAATTACTTGCCCATTACCAATTATTACACCCTGAACACTTACGCATCTTCGAATAAAAAAAGGGAGGATTTATAATAAAACCCTCCCTTTTTTATTCTCAAATAATGAATTTGAATTGTAATTAATAATATATCATAAACTCGGTAAATTTGTCAAGAAAAAAATTTAAATTTTTTTATTAATAACTAAAAGTCATTTGCAACGCTCTCTTGTAGAGAGAGCGTTGCATAGAACTTAAGGTTATATTTACGGTCCCTGGCATTGTGTTACCTCATTTCTTGCCATCTTTTTGTATTTCTTGACATTTTGGAGTCCCAAAAGACAACCCAGAGGGGCATTAACCAGTCGATAATTGGTTATTTGGATGCATTGTTCCCCTCCTAAATTTAAAATTTACTTCTGTTATCTTAATCGACTTAATCAATCATAAACTTTAACCACTTTAGAAGGGACAACTATATAACACCTCCTCATCTTGATGTCAACTAATCAGATTATCTCTTTTTTATAGCTTTGGCATCTTTTATCACCCAAAACTCTCCCCAACCCACACCATAACTAAAAACCATTTGCAACGCTCTCTTTTACTTGACAAATCCTTTTCATAGGTGAACGGTTACAAATAATGGATTAAAATTTTATAGTAGTTGAGAGTTGATGTTTGGTCTCAAATCTTCCACTTGAAATAGCATAATCTATTTCTCCTCTACCAACCCTAATCCCTACTCCGAGTGACCATTTACGGGCATAATTTAGTTTTTTTAAATCTAACTCTTTATATCGATTTTCTAAGTACCAGTTATTAATTCCACCTCTTATAGTCAATAAATCCTCAATGAGTTGAAATTCTGTTCCTAATGAAGCAATCAATGGTCTTTCTTCTCCTTGCTTCAATGCAAGCGAGCAAGTCCATTTTCTATCCTTTAGCAGGTCAAATGCTAATCCTAATTCTGATGATATTGATCCTTCATCATTAGGTCCAGAATCCCACTTTTTCTTAAAGTTGTTTTTGATACAACCTCCTATTCTTACATTCCGTAACCCTAAGATTGTTTTATATTTTCTGTCAAACATAGAAGAAACATTAGCTAATGCTCCTAAGTCTATACCAAATCCTTTCCCAGAATGTCCGTCAAATTTATGGGTAATGTACTTAAAACTTATCCCTACTAAAAAGAATTCTTCAATAATTTCATTTCCATAGGAAAAAATAAAAGCTCTCTCCTCATCATCAAATGCTCCAATTTTTATTATCTCATTATAGGCATCTATACCTGTTTTTGGTATATCATCAACACCAAAGTTAATAAGACTAATTCCAATTCCATCAGAATTTTTAAAGAATTTAAGAGGAAGCAATTTATTAAGATTAATTGGGGAAGCACTACTCATATAAGAGTACTTTGTTTCAATCTCATTATTGCCCCCAAAATCTGACATAAGAATTACCTCTCTTGATTTTATCATTGCTAATCCCGCTGGATTCCAATAAGAGGCTGAGCTATCATCAGCGATTGCCACAAAAGCACCTCCCAGACCTAAAGCTCTTGCTCCTGGGCCTAAATTTAGGAAGGCATAAGTGTCTCCTCCAGCTTTACGTGCTGAGGCATTAATAGGATATTGAAGTAATACAAAGCATATTAAAATGATAATCCCTACTTGATTTTTTAATATAGACATACTAATTTCCTCCTTTTGTTTGTTCTTCTATCTTTCATTAAAGACAGCCATTTTAGAATATTTTTTATGTTCTGCTCCAGAATCTCTTTCAATCACTACTATCTCGCAGAAATAGATACCATTCGGTAGTTTTTCATTCAAAGCAGATAAACCAACCCATTTTTCTTTCTGTATTCCAGCATCTCTATCCCCAATTTCAATTGAAGTTACTAATTGCCATGAGATATCATAAATATTAATAGTTACTCTCCCTGGTTCACCAAGGACATATCGAATATAAGTTCCTTCGCCTGAGGTAAATGGATTAGGATAATTAATAAGTTGAGAGACAATTTCTGGTTGACCAACTATAAATTTAGTTGTGGCAGTTGCAGACCAATTATCTCTCTTGTCTGCTACAATCATACTCAGAGTATATTCTCCTTGAGAGAGGGGAGTTTTTAAAATTACTGTCAGGTTATTTCCTTCAAATTTATCCTGTGATTTTTGCTCATCAAACTCTAATTTTTTAATATCAATAACTCTATTCCCATTGAGAAAAATCGTAATAGAGTCTGGATTTATTCCAGAGTTATATGCAGCTCCAACATCTCTCAGCCAGGCAGAAATTACAGGAAGATTATTAACAACTTCGCCATTTTTGGGTAGAAGATTTTCAATTGTAGGTAGAACTTTATCTTCAAATTCTATATCTTTTTCGTTCCCTTCTTCTAATGATACCGCATCATTTCCTGATAGGTCAATTATATGTCCTGGCATTATATTCTTAGATATATCTATTCCTGATGGGTTTCCTGTGCCTATAAATCCTTTTTGATATATCCCTTCTATTGTTAAGAATGTTTGTGTTCCTAATATTATTTTTATCTCAGATTTGGCAGTTTGTGTTATAGTCGCTTCCATACCAAATGTATCTCCATGCACAGGTAAGTAAAAGTCTTCTGGCACTGCTCCATTTATTGTTATATCCTCTGTAAATATTATAAGTAATTCATCTCCACTACTTACTCCAGGGGCGGTGTTTGGTTTATCTACATAAATTGCCCGGGAAATTTTAGGTGAATCTTTATCTATAATATCCTGGTCTGAAATTTGTTCAGTAGTGGTGGTTGCCATATTCCCTGCTATATCATTTATTGAGGATGTTTCTTTAACATTTATACCAGAAGGTGAACCTGGTGTAGTTACCCCAACATATTTTCCAGGAACCTTCAACTTTGGTTCATTCCCTAATATGATTGTTACAGTATATGTACCTGTGGATATTTCATTCTTAGTTGTCATAGCACCTGTCCCAAATGTATCTCCTTGAACATTTAATTTAAAATCATTAATTGATAGACTTTCTGACTTTATAAGCTCATTAAAGGTTATCTCTATTTCATCACCTGCATTTAGTCCTATAGAACCTTTATCTTTATAGATTGCTTGTCTTATGTATGGTGGTTTTGTATCAATATTTAAGGTATCCGGAGAAGAAGTCCCCCAATTCTCAGCTTCATCCTTTGCCCTGACTGTAATAGTATGGGGTCCATCAAGTAATGCAGTAGTAGTAAATGTAAATGATACACTTACACCTTCAGTAATGGCTATCCCAGTCCATGTTTCTGTACCAACTCTATACCAAATCTCTTTAATCTTTGTAGTTGCCTCAGTAGCAATACCAGTATAAGTAGGGGTATTATCATTAGTGGGGTCTGGAGTATAAGGATTCAGGACTACAATAGGAGGATTTGTATCAACAACTAATGTATCAGGAGTAGAAGTGCCCCAATTTCCTGCTTCATCCTTTGCCCTGACTGTAATGGTATGTGTTCCATCAAATAATGCAGTAGTAGTAAATGTAAATAGTACACTTACACCTTCAGTAATGGCTATTCCAGTCCATGTTTCTGTACCAACTCTATACCAAATCTCTTTAATCTTTGTAGTTGCCTCAGTAGCAATACCAGTATAAGTAGGGGTATTATCATTAGTGGGGTCTGGAGTATAAGGATTCAGGACTACAATAGGAGGATTTGTATCAACAACTAATGTATCAGGAGTAGAAGTGCCCCAATTTCCTGCCTCATCCTTTGTCCTGACTGTAATGGTATGTGGTCCATCAAGTAATGCAGTAGTAGTAAATGTAAATGATACAATTAGTCCTGGTGTAAATGTAGCATTAGTCCAGTCTCCATCATCAATTTTATATTCTATATCTACAATTTTTGTTTTATCCGTAGCATTACCAGTATAAGTAGGTGTATTATCATTACTTGGGTCAGGGGTATAAGGAGCCAAGACTACATTAGGCGGAGTTGTATCAACAACCAATATATCCGGAGTAGAAGTCCTCCAATTCCCAGCCTCATCCTTTGCCTTTACTGTAATAGTATGGGGTGCATCAAGTAATGGATATGTAGTAAATGTAAAGTATATAGTTAATCCTGGGGTGATTGATACAATAGATGGGTCTCCATTATCAACACTATACCAAATTTCAACAATCTTTGTGAGTGTATCAGTAGCAGAGCCCGTATAAGTAGGTGTATTATCATTAGTTGGGTCAGGTGTATAAGGAGCCAAGACTACATTAGGCGGAGTTGTATCAATAACCAATATATCCGGAGTAGAAGTCCCCCAATTCCCAGATTCATCCTTTGCCCTGACTGTAATGGTATGTGGTCCATCAAGTAATGCAGTAGTAGTAAATGTAAATGATACAATTAGTCCCGGTGTAAATGTAGCATTAGTCCAGTCTCCATCATCAACTTTATATTCTATATCTACAATTTTTGTTTTATCCGTAACATTACCAGTATAAGTAGGTGTATTATCATTAGTTGGGTCAGGTGTATAAGGAGCCAAGACTACATTAGACGGAGTTGTATCAACAACCAATGTATCCGGAGTAGAAGTACCCCCATTCCCAGCCTCATCCCTTGCCTTTACAGTAATAGTATGTGGTCCATCAATTAGTGCATTTGTAGTAAATGTAAAGTATACAGTTAGTCCTGGGATGATTGTTCCAATAACCCAGTCTCCACTATCAATCCTATACTGAATTTCCATAATCTTTGTAGTTGCATCAGTAGCAGAACCAGTATAAGTAGGTGTATTATCATTAGTTGGGTCAGGTGTATAAGGAGCCAAGACTACATTAGGCGGAGTTGTATCAACAACCAATGTATCCGGAGTAGAAGTCCCCCAATTTCCTGCTTCATCCTTTGCCCTGACTGTAATGGTATGATGTCCATCAGATAATGGCCCTGTTGTAAATGTAAAGGGGACACTTAGGGCCTCAGAGAATAGATTTACAGGTTTCCATGTTCCTCCATCAACTTGATATTCAATAACCTTAATCTTTGTCATTGTATCAGTAGCAGTACCCGTATAAGTAGGTGTATTATCATTTGTTGGATTCGGGGTATAGGGATTTAATATTATATTAGAAGGAGTTGTATCTACAACTAAGATATCTGAAACAAAAGAACTCCAATTTTCAGCTTCATCCTGTGCCCTGACTGTAATGGTATGAGGTCTATCAGATAATGGCCCTATGGTAAATGTAAATGTTACCATTGAGGCTTGACTAAATGGGTCTACATCGACCCAGTTACCATCATCAACTTTATATTTAATATCTACAATCTTTGTAGTTGTATCAGTAGCAGAACCTCTATAAGTAGGTGTATTATCATTTGTTGGGTCTGGGGCATAAGGATTTAATATAACAGTTGGTGAGGTAACATCAACTACTAATATATCAGAGGTAGAAGTTCCCCAATTATTTAGTTCATTCTTTGCTCTTACTGTAATGGTATGAGGTCCATCAGATAATATTGGTGTAAATTTAAATACTACCGTTGAAGTTGTGATAAATGGGTCTACATCGGTCCAGTCTCCACTATCAACTTTATATTCAATATCTACAATCTTTGTCATTGTATCAGTAGCAGTACCCGTATAAGGAGGTGTATTATCATTAGTTGGGTCTGGAGTATAAGGATTCAGTATTACAATAGGAGGACTTGTATCAACAACCAATGTATCCGGAGTAGAAGTTCCCCAATTTCCTGCTTCATCCTGTGCCCTGACTGTAATGGTATGAGGGCCATCAGATAATGTCCCTGTTGTAAATGTAAATGTTACCGTTGATGCTTGACTAAATGGGTCTACATCGACCCAGTTACCATTATCAACTTTATATTCAATATCTACAATCTTTGTCATTGTATCAGTAGCAGTACCAGTATAAGTAGGTGTATTATCATTTGTTGGGTCTGGGGTGTAAGAACTTAATAAGACATTCGGGATGCTGATATCAACAAATAGAGTATCAGAGGTTGCTGAACCCATGTTACCACCCGAGTAATCCTGTGCTCTGAATGAAATAGTATGGGGACCATTAGATAATGGCCCTATTGTGAATGTAAAGGGAACAGTTCGTGTGCCATAGTTTGTGCCTACAAAATCCCACCCTCCGTCGTCAACTTTATATTCGATCACCATAATATCAGTTGCGTCAGTAGCAGTACCAGTATAGGTAGGTGTATTATCATTAGTTGGGTCTGGGGTATAAGGATTTAGTATTACAATGGGAGGAGTCGTATCAACCAGTAATGTATCCGAAGTAGAAGTTCCCCAATTTCCTGCTTCGTCCTTTGCCCTGACTGTAATGGTATGAGGTCCATCAGATAATGTCCCTGTTGTAAATGTAAATGTTACCGTTGATGCTTGACTAAATGGGTCTACATCGACCCAGTTACCATCATCAACTTTATATTCAATATCTACCATCTTTGTCATTGTATCAGTAGCAGTACCAGTATAGGTAGGTGTATTATCCTTTGTTGGGTCTGGGGTATATGGGGTCAGTAATATAATTGGTAAACTACTATCTATGGTAAATGTTCCGTCACTTACATCAGAATATGTCTCTGGAGTAGGTGTAGCACTATCGGTTCCAAGAACCTGGATTTTAACATTTTTTGAATTAATATTTGGAAGTGTCCAATTGTAGGTATAAGTTCCATCTTCTGTTTGTGTTGTAGTGCCAATAAAGTAGGGATATGTTATCCCGGCATCAGTAGAATATGAAGCTTCAAGTGTATAAGGAGGACTGCCTCCTGTTACTACTAACTTTATATCCCTGGGGCTTCCACCGGCCCATTCCTCTCCACCATTTGGAGAGATAATTCTAAACTCTGCCTCAGCTACCCTCATAGTTAAACTCATCATTATTCCTATCAAACTACTTAAAATTATTAATTTTTTCAACATAGACATATTCTCCTTTACTTACTATAAATTTATCTTATTATCAAAGTGAGCAAAATCATACTGCCTAGACCAACGATAGCAAGTGGTTTATCTCCTTCTCCTGGGACAGGCCAGTCGCCAATACGAATAATCTTAACCTTATATTTACCCTCTCCCTTATAAAGCGGTAGATTATGAATAATCACCTTCTCAATAGAAGAGCCTGTAGCAAGTTTAACAGTGTTTTTTGTTGTTTTATTCGTAAGATTTCCATATTTTTGATTCCATTCGTATACATTCTCTTTTAGAATAACACTTCCCTTCTCACCTTTTATGTGTAATTCAGGACATAAGTTATCTTTTAGGTCTCTTTCTTTGTTTTCTATTACTATTCCCAGAGGAAATTTATCCGGCTCAATAATTTTCACATTGGATAGGTTAATTATATAAGTATATTTACCACTGGGTAATTCGATATCTTTAGGTAGTTCCATCTTTTTCTCTTTAAGGTCAGTAATCGGATAATAAATTCCTTCATTTTTAAACTCTATTTTTCCCTTAGCGGGGATGATATAAAAATCTTTATCACAACATGCAGGATATTCACTTTGTTTAAAAATCTTTATCTCTATCTTTGGCTCAAACCGTTTTATTATAGGTTCTTCCATTTCAAAATCAAAGATACTTGAGCCAGGTAAAGGTTCTATACCTTTTTTCTTAAGATTGTCTATTTCCTCTTTCACCTGGTTATAGATTTCTTCTTTTAATTCATCTTTTACTTCTTTATAAACTTCTTCAAATTCTTTTGTTGCTCTTTCTTTCTCTTGATTTTTTATATAA
Protein-coding regions in this window:
- a CDS encoding Ig-like domain-containing protein codes for the protein MLKKLIILSSLIGIMMSLTMRVAEAEFRIISPNGGEEWAGGSPRDIKLVVTGGSPPYTLEASYSTDAGITYPYFIGTTTQTEDGTYTYNWTLPNINSKNVKIQVLGTDSATPTPETYSDVSDGTFTIDSSLPIILLTPYTPDPTKDNTPTYTGTATDTMTKMVDIEYKVDDGNWVDVDPFSQASTVTFTFTTGTLSDGPHTITVRAKDEAGNWGTSTSDTLLVDTTPPIVILNPYTPDPTNDNTPTYTGTATDATDIMVIEYKVDDGGWDFVGTNYGTRTVPFTFTIGPLSNGPHTISFRAQDYSGGNMGSATSDTLFVDISIPNVLLSSYTPDPTNDNTPTYTGTATDTMTKIVDIEYKVDNGNWVDVDPFSQASTVTFTFTTGTLSDGPHTITVRAQDEAGNWGTSTPDTLVVDTSPPIVILNPYTPDPTNDNTPPYTGTATDTMTKIVDIEYKVDSGDWTDVDPFITTSTVVFKFTPILSDGPHTITVRAKNELNNWGTSTSDILVVDVTSPTVILNPYAPDPTNDNTPTYRGSATDTTTKIVDIKYKVDDGNWVDVDPFSQASMVTFTFTIGPLSDRPHTITVRAQDEAENWSSFVSDILVVDTTPSNIILNPYTPNPTNDNTPTYTGTATDTMTKIKVIEYQVDGGTWKPVNLFSEALSVPFTFTTGPLSDGHHTITVRAKDEAGNWGTSTPDTLVVDTTPPNVVLAPYTPDPTNDNTPTYTGSATDATTKIMEIQYRIDSGDWVIGTIIPGLTVYFTFTTNALIDGPHTITVKARDEAGNGGTSTPDTLVVDTTPSNVVLAPYTPDPTNDNTPTYTGNVTDKTKIVDIEYKVDDGDWTNATFTPGLIVSFTFTTTALLDGPHTITVRAKDESGNWGTSTPDILVIDTTPPNVVLAPYTPDPTNDNTPTYTGSATDTLTKIVEIWYSVDNGDPSIVSITPGLTIYFTFTTYPLLDAPHTITVKAKDEAGNWRTSTPDILVVDTTPPNVVLAPYTPDPSNDNTPTYTGNATDKTKIVDIEYKIDDGDWTNATFTPGLIVSFTFTTTALLDGPHTITVRTKDEAGNWGTSTPDTLVVDTNPPIVVLNPYTPDPTNDNTPTYTGIATEATTKIKEIWYRVGTETWTGIAITEGVSVLFTFTTTALFDGTHTITVRAKDEAGNWGTSTPDTLVVDTNPPIVVLNPYTPDPTNDNTPTYTGIATEATTKIKEIWYRVGTETWTGIAITEGVSVSFTFTTTALLDGPHTITVRAKDEAENWGTSSPDTLNIDTKPPYIRQAIYKDKGSIGLNAGDEIEITFNELIKSESLSINDFKLNVQGDTFGTGAMTTKNEISTGTYTVTIILGNEPKLKVPGKYVGVTTPGSPSGINVKETSSINDIAGNMATTTTEQISDQDIIDKDSPKISRAIYVDKPNTAPGVSSGDELLIIFTEDITINGAVPEDFYLPVHGDTFGMEATITQTAKSEIKIILGTQTFLTIEGIYQKGFIGTGNPSGIDISKNIMPGHIIDLSGNDAVSLEEGNEKDIEFEDKVLPTIENLLPKNGEVVNNLPVISAWLRDVGAAYNSGINPDSITIFLNGNRVIDIKKLEFDEQKSQDKFEGNNLTVILKTPLSQGEYTLSMIVADKRDNWSATATTKFIVGQPEIVSQLINYPNPFTSGEGTYIRYVLGEPGRVTINIYDISWQLVTSIEIGDRDAGIQKEKWVGLSALNEKLPNGIYFCEIVVIERDSGAEHKKYSKMAVFNER